The Paenibacillus swuensis genome contains the following window.
GCGATGGCAGCGCAAATGCCGGCTAATCCGGCACCGATGATGACCAGATCCGATGCGTAATTTTCAACTTTCACGGGACATCCTCCTCTATGGGAACGTTATTTATTTCATTGTATAGAAGGATTTTTTGTAATAAAATGCAGTTAATTTATATTTTGCATATACTTTATTTCATATGGAGGTGGGGGGGGTGCAAGGGTATGGAGGAAGGAATATCACGTTTCGAAGTCATGTGTATTGGCATGAAATCGCCGCCTTTCAGTTGTCTGAGGATACATACGAAAGCTGGGCTTTATTCGCGGTGACCGAGGGAGCCTTTCGGTATGAGATCGGGGGTCAGGAAGGGTTGGCGGGTGCGGGGGATTTGGTGCTGTGTCCGCCGGGGACTCTTTTTGCCAGGAAGGTGGTGAATCGGTTGTCGTTTCATTTCTTCTTTTTTGACGGTGAGGAGGGGGCGGGTCGGTGGTGGTCCGGGCGTCGGGGGCTGAAGGACAGGGAAAGGCTGCGTGCGAATGATTGTTATTTGGCGGCGGTCGGGCGTCTTTATCCGGATGCGGATCATCCGACCAGAGGCTTGTATTTGCTGGATTTGCTGCAAACGGCGGAGTTGGAACTTCAATTGGCGGCGGTGGAGAAGGGGGATGGGCAAGTTGATCGGGATGGGACGGTGTTGCAAGAGGGTGAGAGGGAGGATGCGGTAAGGATGCAATCGGTAGTGGCGTGGCTGACGGAACACTATGCAGACAAATTGTCCCTGAAAGAGGCCGCGGCGCAATGGCAGCTCTCCCCGGTGCAGCTGACCCGCAAGTTCAAAGCTTATACCGGGGAAACGCCGATGGATTATTTAACTTCGTTACGTTTGGAAAAGGCGCGAGAATTACTGTTGCATACGCGGTTGAACTTGAACGAGATCGCGGAGGCATGCGGGTATGACAACGGATACTACCTGAGCCGCGTATTTCACAGCAAAATCAAGATGCCGCCGTCGGTCTATCGCCAGCGGCATCAGGTGTGAGCGAACCGTTGCCGGTACCTGCGCGGCGAGAGGCCCTCGTACTTCGTGAAGCGGGCGGTGAAGTACGCGGCTTGGTTGAAGCCGACTTCCTCGGCGATGCGCGTAACGGGGTAGTCCGTCTGCAAGAGCAACAGCTTCGCCTGCTCCATGCGGTAGCGCAGCAGGTACTCGACCGGCGAGCAACCGTATTCCGCCTGCATGCACCGCGCGATATAAATGGGATGGAAGTTGAGACTTCCCCCCATCGCCTGCACGGTGACATCCTCGCGGTAATGCTCCCGCAGATAAGCCGCCGCTTGGCGCGCGCAAATTACGCCCGGCGAAGGACCGGTGCCGGGCGCCTCGGCCGCCAGCTGTTGCAGCAGCTCCTGAAACAGCGCTTCCTGCTTCCAGCGTGCGCCGTCCAGATGCGCGCTGACGTTCAGCGCGACAAGCCGGGCCAGCAGGCTGTGCGCGCTGTCCGGCTTCTGGAGCCTGCTGAACTGCGGCAGCTGCAAATGAAATGGGCGCGCCTCCAAACTCCATGCAGGCGAAGATTGCTCTTCCTCCGAGACCGGTCCGCCGGACGGCAGAAGCGCATCGGATACACTCCACTCCCCCGTGGTCTGGAAATGCAACCAATAATGCTGGGTCGTCTCCGTGCATGGCCGCGTCGGGTAATGCGCTTGATCCGGACGCAGGATGAGCGTACACCCTTCCCCAACCTCGTAGCTTCGATCTTCCTCCCTCAAATATAAACACCCCTTAGTCACGACCAACAGATCAAAGACGCCTACATTTTGACGACCAACATGCTTGCTGCCCGCTGGAAAGTCCGAAACAAATCCGCTGGTAATATAATGAGGCAACGGCGGAGCCTTAAATTGCAATACATTCATGGAATCCACTCCTAACCAAGAAGTTTGAATTGTGAAAGTTTACGTTTCATTCTTACAACACACTACCTAGAATACCAACTATAATGTGAACTGCATAGTATATTGGTGTTTTGTAGGAGGTTTGTTTTGTAATGAAATCGTTGGATCGTAAATTTACGTTATGGGCTCTAGCCTGGCCGATCTTTATGGAGTTGTTCCTCCAAACGCTGCTGGGTACCGTCGATACGCTGTCCGTGAGCCAGATTTCGGATGGGGCTGTGGCGGTTGTGGGGTTGTCCAATCATTTGTTCAGCGCGATGATGACGTTGTTCATGGTGGTGGCGAGCGGCGCGGGAATTTTGATTGCCCAACGCATCGGTTCGCAGCGGGAAGAGGATGCGCGCTCGCTTGCAATGCTCTCGCTGAAAGTGTGCGGCGTCATCGGCCTCGTCCTTAGCGTGTTCTTATATACGCAACCCGGGCTCATCGCCCAGTGGTTGAATGTGCCGGAGGCGTTGATACCTTTGGCTGAATCGTACATCGCCATCGCGGGAGCGGGCATGGTGTTCACCGCTCTGTCGGCGGTGCTCGGAACCGCGCTCCGGAGTACCGGCAATACGAAGGCGCCTATGGTGGTCGGCGTTGTAATCAATATTGTGCATGTGGCGCTGAATTATGCGTTCATCTTCGGCGCCTTCGGGTTCCCGGAGTGGGGGCTTGCGGGTGTGGCCGTGTCGACATTGGTCAGCAAGTTGTTGGGAACAGCCATCTTGTACTTTATCTTCATAGAGGCGTTCCATCGAAGAATCGGGTGGAAGGAGCTGGCGCGTTACTGGGATCGGAGCTTATTGAAAGAAGTGCTCCATATCGGTTGGCCGCTCGGCATCAACATGTCGGCATGGGTGCTGACACAGCTCGTCATCTACGTGTTCCTAGCTACACTGGGTGTGAAAGAACTGGCGGCGAAGACGTATATGAACACGCTGGAATCGTTTTGCTTCACATTGGGGTATGCGGTTGCTCTTGCCTTGCAGATTCAGGTGGCGCATCTGTTCGGGGCGGGCCGCACGCGCGATGCCTATAAAGCGACGTACAAAGCGCTGTGGATCGGCCTTGCCGTAGTCACGGTGAACGCGTTGCTGCTGTTCTCGCTGGGGCGGCAGCTGCTGGGGATCTTCACGGACGATGCGCAAGTCATTGCGATCGGCATCTCTCTATTGGGACTAAACCTGATTCTGCAACCGGGCAAAATGCTCAACATGGCGCTAACCAACGCCCTCAACGCCGTCGGGGATACACGGTATACAATGGTGATCTCTTTTGTCTGTATGTGGCTGGTGGCAACGGGGGGTTCGTACGTATTGGGCTTGCACTGGGGCTGGGGGATCGTCGGTGTCTATATCTGCATGATTGCGGATGAGTATATTCGCGGCATCCTCTGTTTGTACCGTTGGCGGGGGCAAAAGTATCTGCGTCAGGCAGAAGCTGAACCAGCGCTCGGCGTGGGCTTGAGTGCGCGGGAGCAGGAGTTGGTTCAGGCGTAGGGAGTGGCAGGGGCGTGTGTGGAATCACCATTTCTCTTGTGGACCATAGACTAGGGAATAGAGATTTTTCCCGGGAGGTTTAGGGTATGAAAGTGAGCAAGAGTAACGCGTCCCGCAAGGTTGGAGGCAAGCCGGTTCAGTCCAAAACGCATAAATCCCAAGCACCACAGCGTTCCGTTGAACCGATTACGGTGTTCGCACTGCGCAAAGCAGCTTATGTGACCTTTCCCTTCTATCGCAAAATCGTCCAAGACGAAGCCTATTCCGCTGAGTGGGCTAAAGCAGTGCGCACGGGAGATTTGAACCAACTGCTGAAATTGTTCCAGCTGGCTGTGGGAAAGGTAAACTTGTTGGCGTTCAGTACGAATGCCATCGGCTACTTTATTGATCTTCCTGTGCCGAAGCCGCTGGAATCAGTCACCAACGCCACGTCCATCCGCCCCGGCCAAGTGCAGTTTACGTTCAGCTCTGCTGTTCATCGGGCTGTAGCTAGAGCTATTTTGCCATTATATCGGGAGATCGCGGTCAATCGGGGGTATGCGGCCTTGATCGTGAAAGCGATCCGCAGCAACAACCAGCCGTTCCTGGAACAGCTCATTCGCAGCAAGGTGAAAACGTCGCGCTTAGTGAAGGTTGAGCTGAACAATGGGTTCTTCCTGGGCTTCAAGTTTCCGGGCAGCAGGTATGTGTATTATAATCAGATTTTTCATGAGCGGTTTGTTTGATGGGGTAATAATCTACTTGATATAATATTGAAGGTTTGGTTTAATTGTTAATATAAAGGCATACAATAGGAAAAGCCCACTAAGATGCTACAACATCCGTGGGCTTGGCAGTAGCCGCTTTAAGAGCGGCGGCTTGGAACATAGGTGTTGCTACCAATGAAGAAAAGTAGGTCCATCCTGTGCTGGGGCGGCCTACTTTTTCTTTAGGTATGTGAGAAGGTTCAGGAACACGGAAATGGTTGTTAACACTAGCATAAGCATAGAGATCACAACCACGAGTATGTCCTTAACTTCGACCACAGGCATCACCTCCTTTCGGAGACGATAGCTAATAATATAGATAGACAACAAGAAAGGAGAAGCCTAATTGGGGTTTCTCCTTTGTTGTAGCGGTCTGCCATCTACAATTTATACTTATTATTAGAGAGGAACTTGTAATGTTTGAAATGAAATTAGCTCTTGATTTTAAAACATCGTATGATATCTCCATGTCTGCGGACGAGAAATGGTTATGTCATACCTTAAACAATAGAGTAGATATTATTGATATTGAGAATAAAGAAAAAATACAACAGATTAATAGAGTAAAACATCCGTCAATGGCTAGGTTTTATGAAAATTTATTATTAGTTAATAACACTTCGGGGAATATCTATATTTTTGAGCGGGGGGATTATCAACTTATTAAAAGGCGGACTAGTACAAAGTTTGTTAAGCGGCAAGAAGGTGAATTTCTATTAATGAATGAAACTTTAGTTGATATTGTCATTAATAATAATGAATTCGAGATGTCCTTAATGAATTTAGATACTTTTTCAGAACAATCCATTAAAATTAAGCAACTTTGCTCTGAAGAATTTGATAGGGTTAGGATTAGCCACTGTGACATTACTGTAGACAAAATATTCTTAACAGCATTTAACTTTAATGCACATTACAAAATTATTGAGATTACTGGGCTTGCTGAAACTAGGATTCTAACTAACCCGCTAATCAGAAGATGGCATAATTTCGTGTATAATCCCTCTACCAAGCAGTATGTTTTTTTAGTGGATCATGAAATCATAGTACTTGATTCGAATTTCAAGCAAGTTATTCAAAGGCATTTATTGGATAACTTCAATTATTGCGTGGATTTATCACTTTCAAATGACTATAAATATCTAGTGTTATGTGATCCCAAAACCACCTATGTCTTCACCTCGGACAATCTCAATCTGGTCACAACATTATCAGTAGAGTATTGCTGTTACTCTAGATTCAGTAATAGCGATCAATATTTGATGGTGGGATCATGGAATAAAGGTTATTTGTACGCCTTGGCATAACATTTCGACAGAAACCCTCCCAGTGGTTCATTCGGCCTGTTAATTTAGATGAACAGTTGTTACTTAAGATGCAAGTTAAAAAAAGGGATAAATGGTATTGTTAAGTATGATACATTGTGTATCAATTATACTTAATGAGGTGGTCTTTATGCGAACGTTATATAAATTTACGGTGTATTTTCTTGCCGTCATTCTCATGGCCAGCGCAACTACACCAACCTTCACCTTCGCACAAACTGCTACTTCTCTCATCCCTAAGGTAAATTCCTTGGAAACATTGGGAAAGAAATTTCTTCAACATTATAAAGAAGTTCATGATGCTCTTTATGCATTTAAAGGCACGGATATATGGAACATGAGTCAAAATTCACGGGATGTGGAATATGTACATAAGTTCCGTCAACAACTAGCTTCCCTAAATCCCTCTGATCCTGCAGATCTTGAGTTGGTGAATCCTTTATGGGATCGGGTGAAGACTCAATTCAAGCCTTCCCAGCAAGAGTTAGTAAGAAAAGAAATATTTATTCTGCTGAGAAGTTTGGCTATCATCTATTATGGAGACGCGCGTGAGATTCTCAAGCTCTATCAAGACGGGCAGAAGTATCGTTCTGCGTTAGCGTTATTGGCTGCCAAGGCAGGAATTAAAGGTGGGATATCCGGCGAAGATATTGCTGAATTTATATTAGGAAGTTCAACCTTTGTGGGATTTACACACAATATGAAGAAGGTGTCTGTTACGTCATTAGACGATGCTGTTTTTGATATTCCTCTAATCAAAGTATTACATGACACGATTACTCAGCCTAACGCACAAGAGAACCAGGTTGCGAGAGTGCTTCGCTACTATCATTTAGATTCCCTTGAAACTGACAATCCCACTCTAAAAACTACGATACGGAATTTTGAACGGAGAATGCCGGATTTAAATAATGCATCCGAGGCCTTAATCATGGCTTACATTCGTACAACTAAACCGCAAATCTACGTAAAGCTCCTTAACGACAGCGGCACATTAGGTTATGGAGCATTCAAGATATGGGGGAAGGAGTATTATTATGGCGTCGTGAAACCCAAACCCGGCCAACAATCTGATCTAAACATCGATCGTGATGGACTAATTTCACTACCCCCAGGTAAAGCCGCTGGTACGATGACGTTGTGGGCATATGTCGATGAGAGGGTCATTGCTGAACAGACCGTAACCATGAAGCGTACAATCACTGCTAATTATTATAAGCCGATGAACGTGAATATTACTTATTACTCCCGGTTCTCGAGTACAATATATTGGGAACCGGGACCCGCGGGAGTGCCTGATAAATACATAATCCATATAAGTGGAGGGCAACCCGAAGATGTTGACGGGGAGTATCCTGGTTGGTCCATACCCAATGTACATTACAAGCAAACAATTACAATCCATGCCGTCTACGGTGATCTCATAAGTGAGCCGTACGTTATGGTATGGTGAGACAGATACATCACATCCCCGCATCCGGATACTCGCGCTGCTCCAGGTTCCGTGCCGTGGGGCTCTTCGCGACGTCGCGCTCCTCTTTGAACGTGCCCATTAACAGGTCGAATGCCGGATTCGTGACCCCGTACCAATAATTCTCATTCTTAAAATGGTGCCACTGATGCACCTTCTTCATCCAACGCCCCCATGGCGTGAGCGGCTGTACCGGGCGATGCGCGGCATAATGCGTCCACTCATAGTAAAGCAGCGCGCCCAGAATACCGGTCGTGAACGCAACGGTCAGCAGGAGACTGGACGTGATCAGATACGCGACACCCGCGGCCACGAGCATCTGAGGAAGGCTATACCACACCGGCAGAAACAGCAAATGCAAGTCATTCGGCTCCACATGGTGGTCGTAATGCAGTCGTTTGATCATGCGGAGCAACACCGGATTTTTCGGCGGCTTCATATGGAACAAGAAACGGTGGGTCGTGTACTCGCTGGCGATATACGCAACCATCCCGATCCCAAGCGCGAGCCACATCGAGCCGGAATCCGCATGGAACAAGCTATAGCCCAGTCCGCCCGCAAACAGCAAACTCATCAAAGTAACGTCCGGGAACGTCAGAAACTCCTTAATATACGTACCTTTCATTGCAAAATGCTCCTTTTTGAATACATACCGAATAACAAATCATCGCAAACGCTTTCAACTAATTAAATTCTATGTCACCGCGCTTTCGGCTGTCAATGAAAGGATAAACGAACATGGCCGTGGCGGACCCGCCTGTGAATTTTCGAGTGCACCCCTGTCTAATTCTGTGTTAAAATAGTGGACAAGTGTGAATTTCAAATTACAGCAATTGAAGGAGCGATTCTAATGGAAAAAGTACTGGTTTTCGGCCATAAGAACCCTGATACGGATACGATTTGTTCAGCTATTGCCTATGCGGCGTTAAAGAAAGAGCTTGGCGTGAACGCGGAAGCGATTCGTCTGGGCGAAGTTAGCGGCGAGACGCAATACGCGCTGGATTATTTCAAAGTGGAAGCTCCGCGTCTGGTGGAGAAAGTGGCTGGCGAAGCCAAAGAAGTCATCCTGGTCGACCATAACGAGCGCCAACAAAGCGCTGAAGATATCGCGGATGTACGTGTGATTGAAGTTATCGACCATCACCGTATTGCGAATTTTGAGACAAGCGATCCTTTATATTACCGTTGCGAGCCAGTGGGATGTACGGCGACGATTTTGAACAAAATGTACAAAGAAAACGGCGTAACCATCCGTCCTGAAATTGCAGGTCTGATGCTGTCGGCAATCATTTCCGACTCCTTGCTGTTCAAGTCCCCGACTTGCACGGAGCAAGACGTGGCTGCGGCTCGCGAACTGGCTGAAATCGCCGGCGTGAATGCGGACGAGTACGGTTTGGCGATGCTGAAAGCGGGCGCGGACCTGAGCGACAAGACGATCGCGCAATTGCTGACAATTGATGCCAAAGAATTCTCCATGGGCAACGCCAAAGTGGAGATCGCACAAGTCAACGCGGTGGACACGAACGACGTGCTGTCCCGCCAAGCGGAAGTGGAAGTGGCGATCAACGGGATTGTGGCCGAGAAGAACCTGGATCTGTTCCTGTTCGTGGTGACAGACATTTTGACCAACGACTCCGTCGGTCTGGCGCTGGGCTCAGCGGCCAACGTGGTGGAGCAAGCCTACGGCGTGGCATTGAACAATAACACGGCGTTGCTGAAAGGCGTCGTATCTCGTAAGAAGCAGATCGTGCCGATCTTGACGGACACGTTTAACGCTTTGGCAGCAAAGTAGATAGTGGGATAGGCAGGCATCAGCGGAGGGGACTTGGGTCTTCTCCGTTTTTTATTTTGTTGAGGAATGCACGAAGCTTCCCAGAAATCCAAGAACCATGGAAAGAGATTTCTTTTGTTACAATTATTAGTAATATTTAATATTCAAAAAATAACATTTAGAGGTAAACATTATACAGAAGTGAATATTTTATTAAAGGAGGTTTTTGAATGTCGAAAGTAAAAAAGATTTTTTTGCCAGTTTTAATGACTTTGGCCTTTATCAGTTTAAGTTTATTCCCAGATTTGAGGGTTACAGCACAAGCGGACACCCAGGATATTGTAGTAGTTACAGGTGATGAAGCCGAGGAGTTCATTAATGCAACGCAGCGTGGAGTAAAAAAAGGTAAAGTTGATAAGATCGCCCCGTTGTCCACTTTTGATTTTGAAAAATCGAGTGTGTACACGGTTGGCGGTGGAGTTACAGTGGTTACAGTTCCTTTGAGTGATAAATATAGCCTTCCTAGTAACGTAACAGTATTCTTCAATGAGGATAATACCGTATTGCAGACAAATGAAATGTTGGTGACCAAGAATGAGGCAGGTAATTTCTTAGTTGAGACGTATTTGAATGGATCACTTGTTAAATCCGTGGACACTGAGATACCTTATCTCACAGATAAAGAATTGCTTGCAGAAGAGCCAGTTAACTCTGGAATTCAACCGATGGGAATTGGAACAGTGGCAGCTTGTCTTGGAGCAGTACTCGGCATTGGGGGTACAGTTGCTTATCTTATTGCGGTTGCGTGCGGTTCTTCCTGTGTAGCACCGACACCAGTAACTGCTGTGATATGTGCCGCATGTATTGGTGCATATGCAGTTCTTGGTGCTGGTGGGATCGCTGGAGCAGTAGCTTGTTTCAATTACCTGTGAGGTGATTAGATGCACAAAATTCTAGCATACTCGATTTTGGCAACGGGTATATCGGGTGCCGTTTTAGTGATCTCCACTGCAATGATGTTTAAATCTCCTGTAGGAAATATGGTGAAGTTGGTTACTGCTGCTTCAACCGTATCTTTTATTGTATTCGCTGTCTCGTCATTAGTATTTCGTCGGCGTTTAGATGAAGAAAGAGAGTAATGTTTTCTCCCTTTTGCTGAAGGCGTAGTATCGCATAAGAAGCACATTGTGCCGATTTTGACGGACACGTATTCCATGTATTATGCTTTATCCTTTTATGAAGACGTGATGGACAAAGTGCATAAGCTCAACGATTTCCCGCACAAAGGACGTATTGTACCAGAGATGGATGACGCTAATGTGCGGGAAATTTTTGTTCACAGAATAGAATTGTCTATGAAATTTCAGATACATCCCTTATCATAACCACTATCATTCATGGTGCCAGAGACTACAAGAAAGAATAGACATAGACAGAATAATCAAATTCATTATTTATAATCCATTCATGAATTTCCAGCTTTAATCCGATCTTGCTCCGTCATAATAATCTCCTTCAACTTCTCCGTTCCAAACATTCCCGCGGTAAAAGCGTTCGCTTTCGGATAGAAGACCATTCGAAACGAAGTGCCGTCGTTCAGGTGCACGCGCAGGAAGATGCCCGATTCATGCTTCGTTTGTTTGTAAACTTTATTAAACCCCACTAATTCCAGCAGGAGCAATTCCTCCATGAACGCCGATGACATTTCCTTGCTGAAATCACCGAGATGACTGCCATCTTGCCCGCTATTCAAGCTCACTTTATCCACTTTGCCCGCAATATCCCATAGCTCGCTCACGGTTGCTGCATGCGGATTGCGATCGGCTTCGTAAATTTTGTTATCGGCAATGATTCGATACTCCTCTTTGTAACCTTTCATAGCATAAATCGGTGTGCCGATGGGCAGGAAAGCCGCATCCCCGTTAGCGTTCTTATGATTTGAACAAGCATGATCGTTCAGCATATAGGTTATTTCGCCAATCCGATTCCCCAGTTGTTCCGTAGTGGCGGCCGTCGTACCGTCATAATTGTGATGATAAGTAATATCATTCAGCTGGATAAAATCGACCCAATCCACGATTTCTTTACATTCCCGTTCCGCTTCATTCCCTTGTTTTACAGCGCCGCATCCGGCTAGAGTGAGCATCAGGGCAAGAGTTGTGAGTAACAATTTATATATTGAAGTCCTCATTAAGTTCACCTCGACCCCTAGACGCAAGCTGGAAACAGAATGTTTCAGGATTCGTCTTATGCCAATATTGCGCGCCGCCGCTACGTCAGCGGCAACCGCACGCGGAACACCGCGCCCTCCCCGGGCGCGCTGTCCGCGCTCACGGCTCCGCCATGGGCCTCCACGATCGACTTCGTGATCGACAGGCCCAGCCCGGCGCCGCCGCTGGCTCGCGTGCGCGAGGTGTCGATCCGGTAGAACCGATCGAACACATAGGGCACGCTCTCCGGCGGCAAGCCGCCGCCGTTGTCGCGCACGACCAGCTCCGCTTCAAGCGCGTCGCGAGCCCGAAGCGCCACCTCAATCCGCCCGCCGGCGGGATCGGTGTGCTGCACGGCATTGTGAAACAGGTTGAGAATCACCTGTTTCATCTGATCCGCGTCATACTCGCCGCGGATCCCCTCCGACAGGGCGAAGCGCACGTCGCGCTCGCCCGCAAGCACGCGCAGCTGCGGCTCCATCTCCCGCAGCAGCCGCGTCAGCTCTACCGGCGCCAAAGCCGGCGCCGGCGCGCGGTCCAGCTTCGCCAGAAGCAGCAGGTCCTCGACCAGCTTGATGATCCGCCTGGACTCGCCGTGCATGCTGTTCAGCGCGCTGTACAGCTGCTCCGGCCGATCCGCGGCGCCGCGGAGCAACACCTCCACGAACCCGTGGATGGACGTCAGCGGCGTCCGCAGTTCGTGGGAGGCGTCGGCGATGAAGCGGCGCATCTGCTCTTTGGCCTCGCGTTCCTGCTCGAACGAAGCCTCCAGCCGCTGCAGCATTCGGTTGAACGACTGCGCCAGCCGATCGATCTCCTCCTGCCCCTGATGGGCGGGGAAGCGCTCGGCCAGGTTGCCGGCATCGACGCCTTCGACCGCTTTCACCATGCGGAACAGGGGTCGCAGCGTCCTGCGCAGCACCCGGCTGTAAACCAGCAGTCCCGCGCACAAAGCCAATGCGGACAACACGCCGAACGTGGTCAGCTGGCGCATTAATACGGCTTGCAGCGGTCCCGTTTCCACGCCCATCTGCAGAACACCTCCCGGATTGCCGGGTAACCCGCGCAGGGAACGGAAGATGACGAGCTGTTCTACACCTTCGGCATTCTTCAACACTTGGTAGTTCCCGGTCCGGGGCTTGGCGCGTTGCCGTAACCATTGTTTATATTCCGCGTCAGTTAACCGAGGAGCGGCCAAACCGCTTTCCCCGAGCACATCCGTAAAGGCACCACCCGGAGAAAAGAACGCGAATGAGGTATCGCCCATAATCATGAGCGGGGAGC
Protein-coding sequences here:
- a CDS encoding MATE family efflux transporter — protein: MKSLDRKFTLWALAWPIFMELFLQTLLGTVDTLSVSQISDGAVAVVGLSNHLFSAMMTLFMVVASGAGILIAQRIGSQREEDARSLAMLSLKVCGVIGLVLSVFLYTQPGLIAQWLNVPEALIPLAESYIAIAGAGMVFTALSAVLGTALRSTGNTKAPMVVGVVINIVHVALNYAFIFGAFGFPEWGLAGVAVSTLVSKLLGTAILYFIFIEAFHRRIGWKELARYWDRSLLKEVLHIGWPLGINMSAWVLTQLVIYVFLATLGVKELAAKTYMNTLESFCFTLGYAVALALQIQVAHLFGAGRTRDAYKATYKALWIGLAVVTVNALLLFSLGRQLLGIFTDDAQVIAIGISLLGLNLILQPGKMLNMALTNALNAVGDTRYTMVISFVCMWLVATGGSYVLGLHWGWGIVGVYICMIADEYIRGILCLYRWRGQKYLRQAEAEPALGVGLSAREQELVQA
- a CDS encoding helix-turn-helix domain-containing protein yields the protein MQGYGGRNITFRSHVYWHEIAAFQLSEDTYESWALFAVTEGAFRYEIGGQEGLAGAGDLVLCPPGTLFARKVVNRLSFHFFFFDGEEGAGRWWSGRRGLKDRERLRANDCYLAAVGRLYPDADHPTRGLYLLDLLQTAELELQLAAVEKGDGQVDRDGTVLQEGEREDAVRMQSVVAWLTEHYADKLSLKEAAAQWQLSPVQLTRKFKAYTGETPMDYLTSLRLEKARELLLHTRLNLNEIAEACGYDNGYYLSRVFHSKIKMPPSVYRQRHQV
- a CDS encoding sensor histidine kinase, encoding MSGGAKDLLERLRGFGQVRLSGGRRSLKAQLVSRTLLILAVLLGLIGLLQYFVMQNFMYRNEADKLEAQLMSVPKELVWNGDLFPQAPGIRLPRSPLMIMGDTSFAFFSPGGAFTDVLGESGLAAPRLTDAEYKQWLRQRAKPRTGNYQVLKNAEGVEQLVIFRSLRGLPGNPGGVLQMGVETGPLQAVLMRQLTTFGVLSALALCAGLLVYSRVLRRTLRPLFRMVKAVEGVDAGNLAERFPAHQGQEEIDRLAQSFNRMLQRLEASFEQEREAKEQMRRFIADASHELRTPLTSIHGFVEVLLRGAADRPEQLYSALNSMHGESRRIIKLVEDLLLLAKLDRAPAPALAPVELTRLLREMEPQLRVLAGERDVRFALSEGIRGEYDADQMKQVILNLFHNAVQHTDPAGGRIEVALRARDALEAELVVRDNGGGLPPESVPYVFDRFYRIDTSRTRASGGAGLGLSITKSIVEAHGGAVSADSAPGEGAVFRVRLPLT
- a CDS encoding helix-turn-helix transcriptional regulator produces the protein MNVLQFKAPPLPHYITSGFVSDFPAGSKHVGRQNVGVFDLLVVTKGCLYLREEDRSYEVGEGCTLILRPDQAHYPTRPCTETTQHYWLHFQTTGEWSVSDALLPSGGPVSEEEQSSPAWSLEARPFHLQLPQFSRLQKPDSAHSLLARLVALNVSAHLDGARWKQEALFQELLQQLAAEAPGTGPSPGVICARQAAAYLREHYREDVTVQAMGGSLNFHPIYIARCMQAEYGCSPVEYLLRYRMEQAKLLLLQTDYPVTRIAEEVGFNQAAYFTARFTKYEGLSPRRYRQRFAHT
- a CDS encoding manganese-dependent inorganic pyrophosphatase, producing the protein MEKVLVFGHKNPDTDTICSAIAYAALKKELGVNAEAIRLGEVSGETQYALDYFKVEAPRLVEKVAGEAKEVILVDHNERQQSAEDIADVRVIEVIDHHRIANFETSDPLYYRCEPVGCTATILNKMYKENGVTIRPEIAGLMLSAIISDSLLFKSPTCTEQDVAAARELAEIAGVNADEYGLAMLKAGADLSDKTIAQLLTIDAKEFSMGNAKVEIAQVNAVDTNDVLSRQAEVEVAINGIVAEKNLDLFLFVVTDILTNDSVGLALGSAANVVEQAYGVALNNNTALLKGVVSRKKQIVPILTDTFNALAAK
- a CDS encoding sterol desaturase family protein produces the protein MKGTYIKEFLTFPDVTLMSLLFAGGLGYSLFHADSGSMWLALGIGMVAYIASEYTTHRFLFHMKPPKNPVLLRMIKRLHYDHHVEPNDLHLLFLPVWYSLPQMLVAAGVAYLITSSLLLTVAFTTGILGALLYYEWTHYAAHRPVQPLTPWGRWMKKVHQWHHFKNENYWYGVTNPAFDLLMGTFKEERDVAKSPTARNLEQREYPDAGM